Proteins encoded together in one Streptomyces umbrinus window:
- a CDS encoding M20/M25/M40 family metallo-hydrolase, which produces MSPTPTSSPTPPSVPHIRPSRRTVLAATAAAGAVTVGPSAAPAASAPAMPTAELVDTPARPAEAASPGPRPPATAQAPSRELRALLREIDPDRIEATVRKLVSFGTRHTLSTQDDPDRGIGAARDWILAEMRSYAAGSGGRMTAELQSYVQEPASRIPTATRITNVVATLRGSVTPERVYVVSGHYDSRVTDVMDATSDAPGADDDASGVAVAMELARVMAKRRPASTIVFAAVAGEEQGLYGAAHMASRFKAAGTDVQAMFTNDIVGSSKADDGTKDPYTIRLFAEGVPTSETPEQAATRRSVGGENDSPSRQLARFVRDTGDNSATGMHVRVVYRRDRYRRGGDHIPFLEQGYAAARFTEPAEDFAHQHQDVRVEGGKQFGDLPEFCDFPFTARVARVNAAALWTLAQAPAAPRDARILTAALTNSTELTWKRGSEPDLVGYEIVWRETTAPEWTHVIPVGDVTSHEVDLSKDNVFFGVRGVNRAGLRGPVAFPLPQV; this is translated from the coding sequence ATGTCACCCACCCCCACCTCATCCCCCACCCCACCCTCCGTCCCGCACATACGCCCCAGCAGAAGAACCGTCCTGGCCGCGACGGCGGCCGCCGGAGCCGTCACGGTGGGGCCGTCCGCGGCGCCCGCCGCGTCCGCTCCGGCCATGCCGACGGCCGAGTTGGTGGACACGCCCGCGAGGCCCGCCGAGGCCGCGTCGCCGGGCCCGCGTCCGCCGGCCACCGCGCAGGCCCCCTCCCGTGAACTGCGCGCCCTGCTGCGGGAGATCGACCCCGACCGCATCGAGGCGACGGTCCGCAAACTCGTCTCTTTCGGCACCCGGCACACCCTCTCCACCCAGGACGACCCGGACCGCGGCATCGGCGCGGCCCGTGACTGGATCCTCGCGGAGATGCGCTCGTACGCCGCCGGGTCCGGCGGCCGGATGACGGCCGAACTCCAGTCGTACGTCCAGGAGCCCGCGTCCCGCATCCCGACCGCGACCCGCATCACCAACGTGGTGGCCACCCTGCGGGGCTCGGTCACCCCGGAGCGGGTGTACGTCGTCTCCGGCCACTACGACTCCCGCGTCACCGACGTCATGGACGCCACCTCGGACGCCCCGGGCGCGGACGACGACGCGTCGGGGGTCGCCGTGGCCATGGAACTGGCGCGGGTGATGGCGAAGCGCCGCCCGGCGTCGACGATCGTGTTCGCGGCGGTCGCGGGGGAGGAACAGGGGCTGTACGGGGCCGCGCACATGGCGTCCCGGTTCAAGGCGGCCGGCACGGACGTGCAGGCCATGTTCACGAACGACATCGTGGGCAGCTCGAAGGCGGACGACGGGACGAAGGACCCGTACACGATCCGTCTCTTCGCCGAAGGCGTGCCCACGTCGGAGACACCGGAGCAGGCGGCGACGCGCCGGTCGGTGGGCGGCGAGAACGACTCCCCGTCGCGGCAGTTGGCGCGCTTCGTCCGTGACACCGGGGACAACTCGGCGACGGGGATGCACGTACGTGTCGTCTACCGCCGGGACCGGTACCGGCGGGGCGGTGACCACATCCCCTTCCTCGAACAGGGCTATGCGGCCGCCCGGTTCACCGAGCCGGCCGAGGACTTCGCTCACCAGCACCAGGACGTACGGGTCGAAGGCGGCAAACAATTCGGCGACCTGCCGGAGTTCTGCGACTTCCCCTTCACGGCCCGGGTCGCCCGGGTCAACGCCGCCGCGCTCTGGACCCTGGCCCAGGCTCCGGCGGCGCCGCGCGACGCGCGGATCCTGACGGCCGCGCTCACGAACTCCACGGAGCTGACGTGGAAGCGTGGCTCCGAGCCCGACCTCGTCGGCTACGAGATCGTCTGGCGCGAGACCACGGCCCCCGAGTGGACCCACGTCATCCCGGTCGGCGACGTGACCTCCCACGAGGTGGACCTGTCCAAGGACAACGTCTTCTTCGGCGTGAGGGGGGTAAACCGAGCGGGATTGCGGGGACCGGTGGCGTTCCCGTTGCCGCAGGTATAG
- a CDS encoding DUF5063 domain-containing protein: protein MSDATLHATGQDPDNFAVQIADQVESFLVAVTEVAKGDEPDSAVPFLLLEVSQLLLAGGRLGAHEDIVPDERYEPDLGPEPDVDELRERLALMLDPVDVYSEVFDPYEPRKPPVPARISDDLADVMADLRHGMAHYKAGRTTEAMWWWQFSYFSNWGSTASATLRALQSLVAHVRLNQPLEELDGLDTDQDLSEDALAEAAGKVMAEEIAGPLGLREVK, encoded by the coding sequence ATGTCTGACGCCACGCTGCACGCGACGGGGCAGGACCCCGACAACTTCGCGGTCCAGATCGCGGACCAGGTGGAGAGCTTCCTCGTAGCGGTCACAGAGGTCGCCAAGGGCGACGAGCCGGACTCGGCGGTCCCCTTCCTCCTCCTGGAGGTCTCCCAGCTCCTGCTGGCCGGCGGCCGCCTGGGCGCGCACGAGGACATCGTCCCGGACGAGCGCTACGAGCCCGACCTGGGCCCCGAGCCGGACGTCGACGAACTCCGCGAGCGCCTCGCGTTGATGCTCGACCCGGTCGACGTCTACTCCGAGGTCTTCGACCCGTACGAGCCCCGCAAGCCCCCCGTCCCGGCCCGTATCTCGGACGACCTGGCCGACGTCATGGCGGACCTCCGTCACGGCATGGCCCACTACAAGGCGGGCCGCACCACCGAGGCCATGTGGTGGTGGCAGTTCTCGTACTTCTCCAACTGGGGTTCCACCGCCTCGGCCACGCTGCGCGCCCTCCAGTCCCTGGTCGCCCACGTCCGCCTCAACCAGCCCCTGGAGGAACTGGACGGCCTCGACACCGACCAGGACCTCAGCGAGGACGCTCTCGCGGAGGCCGCCGGCAAGGTGATGGCGGAGGAGATCGCGGGCCCGCTGGGCCTGCGCGAGGTCAAGTAG
- the recR gene encoding recombination mediator RecR, protein MYEGVVQDLIDELGRLPGVGPKSAQRIAFHILQAEPTDVRRLAQCLMEVKAKVRFCATCGNVAQEELCNICRDPRRDLTVICVVEEPKDVVAIERTREFRGKYHVLGGAISPIEGVGPDDLRIRELLARLADGTVTELILATDPNLEGEATATYLARMIKPMGLRVTRLASGLPVGGDLEYADEVTLGRAFEGRRLLDV, encoded by the coding sequence GTGTACGAAGGCGTGGTCCAGGACCTCATCGACGAACTGGGGCGGCTCCCCGGCGTCGGTCCCAAGAGCGCGCAGCGGATCGCCTTCCACATCCTCCAGGCCGAGCCGACGGACGTACGCCGTCTCGCTCAGTGCCTGATGGAGGTCAAGGCGAAGGTCCGCTTCTGCGCCACCTGCGGGAACGTGGCGCAGGAAGAGCTGTGCAACATCTGCCGCGACCCGCGCCGCGACCTCACGGTCATCTGTGTGGTAGAGGAGCCCAAGGACGTCGTCGCGATCGAGCGGACGCGTGAGTTCCGGGGCAAGTACCACGTCCTGGGCGGCGCGATCAGCCCGATCGAGGGCGTGGGCCCCGACGACCTGCGGATAAGGGAACTGCTCGCGCGCCTGGCGGACGGCACGGTCACGGAGCTCATCCTGGCCACGGACCCGAACCTGGAGGGCGAGGCCACGGCCACGTATCTCGCCCGCATGATCAAGCCCATGGGCCTCAGGGTCACCCGCCTCGCCAGCGGGCTGCCGGTGGGCGGTGACCTCGAGTACGCGGACGAGGTCACTCTGGGACGCGCCTTCGAGGGAAGGCGGCTGCTGGATGTCTGA
- a CDS encoding YbaB/EbfC family nucleoid-associated protein gives MIPGGGQPNMQQLLQQAQKMQQDLATAQEELARTEVEGQAGGGLVKATVTGSGELRGLVIDPKAVDPEDTETLADLIVAAVQAANENAQTLQQQKLGPLAQGLGGGGIPGLPF, from the coding sequence GTGATTCCCGGTGGTGGCCAGCCCAATATGCAGCAGCTGCTCCAGCAGGCCCAGAAGATGCAGCAGGACCTCGCGACCGCGCAGGAGGAGCTGGCGCGGACAGAGGTCGAAGGACAGGCGGGCGGCGGCCTGGTGAAGGCGACGGTGACGGGTTCCGGCGAGCTGCGTGGCCTGGTCATCGACCCCAAGGCCGTGGACCCCGAGGACACCGAGACCCTCGCGGACCTGATCGTCGCGGCGGTCCAGGCGGCGAACGAGAACGCCCAGACCCTCCAGCAGCAGAAGCTCGGCCCGCTGGCCCAGGGCCTGGGCGGCGGCGGCATCCCCGGCCTGCCGTTCTAA
- a CDS encoding SLATT domain-containing protein — MSQPDMQPEGSAQDGDGRGDGARAGGPRPGGFGPGGSGGPGGPGRSGPRRGVPGRGALGPGGPRPSDLMGRTFPLGDWGEPAERLHELYRWVEAGALATASWYLAERVWKRRVARALRGGAAVGALAGAALPLLDVTGVVGGGAVWGYLGMLVGVACVAGDRFFGVTAGWIRDVATAQAVQRRLQVLQFDWASECVREVLGPAEGTAGEAAERCLGVLRRFSEDVTELVRVETADWMVEFRTGAGPLAIQAGVGGAARVDSAPPGRPPLPPGTRPNMPRQRPPEPR, encoded by the coding sequence GTGAGCCAGCCGGACATGCAGCCCGAGGGGTCGGCCCAGGACGGGGACGGTCGGGGTGATGGTGCGCGGGCCGGTGGTCCGAGGCCGGGCGGGTTCGGGCCCGGCGGGTCCGGCGGTCCCGGAGGACCCGGGCGGAGCGGTCCGCGACGCGGTGTTCCCGGCCGGGGCGCACTCGGGCCCGGCGGGCCGAGGCCCAGCGATCTCATGGGGCGTACGTTCCCCCTCGGGGACTGGGGGGAGCCGGCCGAGCGGCTCCACGAGCTGTACCGGTGGGTGGAGGCGGGGGCGCTGGCCACGGCGTCCTGGTATCTCGCCGAGCGGGTGTGGAAGCGGCGGGTGGCGCGGGCGTTGCGGGGCGGGGCCGCGGTGGGGGCTCTTGCCGGGGCCGCGTTGCCTCTGCTCGATGTCACGGGGGTGGTGGGCGGGGGTGCCGTCTGGGGATATCTGGGGATGCTCGTCGGGGTCGCGTGTGTGGCGGGGGACCGTTTCTTCGGGGTGACGGCCGGGTGGATAAGGGATGTGGCCACGGCTCAGGCCGTGCAGCGGCGGTTGCAGGTACTTCAGTTCGACTGGGCGTCCGAGTGTGTGCGGGAGGTTCTCGGGCCCGCCGAGGGGACCGCGGGGGAGGCTGCCGAGCGGTGCCTTGGTGTGCTTCGGCGGTTCTCGGAGGATGTGACTGAGCTTGTGCGGGTGGAGACCGCGGACTGGATGGTGGAGTTTCGGACCGGGGCGGGGCCGCTTGCCATCCAGGCGGGCGTGGGTGGGGCCGCCCGCGTCGACTCCGCTCCGCCCGGGCGCCCCCCGCTTCCCCCGGGCACCCGCCCGAACATGCCTCGCCAGCGCCCGCCCGAGCCCCGGTAG